One region of Moraxella sp. ZY210820 genomic DNA includes:
- a CDS encoding SMI1/KNR4 family protein, whose translation MNYLKKLMTNEEFEYWQGAENTHITNIENQLNLKLPTAYKTFLLQCGMCNYGDVNILGVAKSDVKCTYPVVEMTKQLREELGIADDFLVLSYEPDEYITLYKTSTTEELNDSTVYGASVYYDDGSDELEIDEIELIFSSFDEYFADFLTLAEDE comes from the coding sequence ATGAATTATCTTAAAAAATTGATGACTAATGAAGAGTTTGAATATTGGCAAGGTGCTGAAAATACCCATATTACCAATATTGAAAATCAATTAAATTTAAAATTACCGACAGCATACAAAACATTTTTATTACAATGTGGCATGTGTAATTATGGTGATGTTAATATTTTGGGTGTAGCAAAAAGTGATGTCAAATGTACTTATCCTGTGGTTGAAATGACCAAACAACTTAGGGAAGAATTAGGCATTGCTGACGACTTTTTGGTGTTAAGCTATGAGCCTGATGAATATATCACACTGTACAAAACGTCAACCACAGAAGAATTGAACGATTCGACGGTATATGGTGCGAGTGTGTATTATGATGATGGCTCAGATGAGCTGGAGATTGACGAAATTGAGCTGATTTTTTCGTCATTTGATGAATATTTTGCTGATTTTTTAACTTTAGCAGAAGATGAATAA
- a CDS encoding DUF72 domain-containing protein: MSKQSIYIGTGGYSDTDLIGTLYPQGTSSSQFLNIYQQYYDTVEINSTFHAPIAEKAIQGMLEKSQGNLLFSVKLHQDFSHQRTATYQNAEAFMNHLTPLIDATCLAHLFLQFPQSFVRNKHNRLYLAKMLNWFQGLSIAIEFRHPSWHIPPVFEYFKQQSNLIWCNVDYPPLADLPTFNLQFNQEIGYLRLHGHNLKWHDAQSAKERHDYRYTDDELQKLAHLIHQQRHHFKQLFIYFQNTTHSHSVYNIDSLKSYLLEYGFNIKNNPVNIQKNGLSQGDLF; encoded by the coding sequence ATGTCCAAACAATCCATTTATATTGGCACAGGTGGCTATAGCGATACTGATTTAATTGGTACATTATATCCACAAGGTACATCATCAAGTCAATTTCTAAATATTTATCAACAATATTATGATACAGTTGAAATTAATAGCACCTTTCACGCTCCCATTGCCGAAAAAGCCATACAAGGTATGCTTGAAAAATCACAAGGCAATTTATTATTTTCAGTGAAATTACATCAAGATTTTAGCCATCAACGTACGGCAACCTATCAAAACGCCGAAGCCTTTATGAATCATTTAACACCATTAATCGATGCAACGTGTTTAGCTCATTTATTTTTACAATTTCCACAAAGTTTTGTGCGTAATAAGCATAATCGTTTATATTTGGCAAAGATGTTAAATTGGTTTCAAGGATTATCCATTGCTATTGAATTTCGCCACCCGAGTTGGCATATTCCACCAGTATTTGAATATTTTAAACAACAATCCAATTTAATTTGGTGCAATGTCGATTATCCACCTTTAGCAGATTTACCAACATTTAACTTACAATTTAATCAAGAAATTGGCTATTTACGTTTGCATGGGCATAATCTGAAATGGCATGATGCACAATCTGCCAAAGAGCGTCATGATTATCGCTACACTGATGATGAATTACAAAAACTTGCTCATCTAATTCATCAACAACGTCATCATTTTAAACAGTTATTTATCTATTTTCAAAATACTACCCACAGTCATTCTGTTTACAATATCGACAGTTTAAAATCTTATTTATTAGAATATGGCTTTAATATTAAAAATAATCCTGTAAATATTCAAAAAAATGGATTAAGTCAAGGGGATTTGTTTTAA
- the purD gene encoding phosphoribosylamine--glycine ligase encodes MNILVLGSGGREHALAWKIAQDEKVKTVFVAPGNAGTATEPKCQNVALNILDNTAIVNFAKDNAIDFIVVGPEAPLVNGVVDACRAENIQIWGPTQYCAQLEGSKAFAKDFLKKHGIPTAFYEVFTEVAPAKAFVEKHGAPIVIKADGLAAGKGVIVAMTQDEAFNAIDDMLSGNKFGNAGSRVVIEQFLAGEEASFICMIDGDNILPMATSQDHKRIFEGDQGANTGGMGAYSPAPVVTPDVFERVMSQIMRPTVEGIKKDGHAYTGFLYAGLMIDDAGNPKVIEFNCRFGDPETQPIMMRLQSSLVDLVQVGLAGNLPSEAQWDERKTVGIVLATAGYPETSGKGDVITGLENSTADSKIFHAGTAKNEQGEIVTNGGRVLCVTALGDTVAKAQSKALELCQKVSFEGMQYRKDIGYRAIAREQQ; translated from the coding sequence ATGAATATTTTAGTATTAGGTAGTGGTGGTCGTGAACACGCATTGGCGTGGAAAATCGCACAAGATGAAAAAGTAAAAACCGTTTTTGTTGCACCGGGCAATGCAGGTACAGCAACAGAACCTAAATGCCAAAATGTTGCTTTGAATATTTTGGATAATACTGCGATTGTTAATTTTGCCAAAGACAATGCGATTGATTTTATCGTGGTTGGACCTGAAGCACCGCTTGTGAATGGTGTGGTTGATGCGTGCCGTGCAGAAAATATCCAAATTTGGGGACCTACACAATACTGTGCTCAACTTGAAGGTTCTAAAGCATTTGCCAAAGATTTCTTGAAAAAACATGGTATTCCAACTGCATTTTATGAAGTGTTTACCGAAGTCGCTCCAGCGAAGGCATTTGTTGAAAAACATGGTGCGCCTATCGTGATTAAAGCGGACGGACTTGCTGCTGGTAAAGGTGTTATTGTAGCAATGACTCAAGATGAAGCCTTTAATGCGATTGATGATATGTTAAGTGGTAACAAATTTGGTAATGCTGGTAGCCGTGTTGTCATTGAGCAATTTTTAGCAGGTGAAGAAGCATCATTTATTTGTATGATTGATGGAGACAACATTTTACCGATGGCGACCAGCCAAGACCATAAACGCATTTTTGAAGGCGACCAAGGCGCAAATACAGGCGGTATGGGAGCATATTCACCAGCACCAGTGGTTACGCCTGATGTATTTGAACGTGTGATGAGTCAAATCATGCGTCCAACAGTGGAAGGCATCAAAAAAGATGGTCATGCTTATACAGGCTTTTTATATGCAGGTTTAATGATTGATGATGCAGGTAATCCAAAAGTGATTGAATTTAACTGCCGTTTTGGCGACCCTGAAACCCAACCGATTATGATGCGTTTACAATCATCATTGGTGGATTTGGTGCAAGTAGGTTTAGCAGGTAACTTACCAAGCGAAGCACAATGGGACGAACGTAAAACAGTCGGTATCGTATTGGCAACGGCAGGCTATCCTGAAACATCGGGTAAAGGCGATGTAATTACAGGTTTGGAAAATAGCACAGCAGACAGCAAAATTTTCCATGCAGGCACAGCAAAAAATGAGCAAGGTGAGATTGTAACCAATGGCGGTCGTGTATTATGTGTAACGGCATTGGGCGATACGGTTGCTAAAGCTCAAAGTAAAGCATTGGAACTGTGTCAAAAAGTAAGTTTTGAAGGTATGCAATATCGTAAAGATATTGGTTATCGTGCGATTGCTCGAGAACAACAATAA
- the purH gene encoding bifunctional phosphoribosylaminoimidazolecarboxamide formyltransferase/IMP cyclohydrolase, which produces MNVTRALISVSDKTGIVEFAKQLSALGIEILSTGGTYKLLKDNQIQVVEVSEHTGFPEMMDGRVKTLHPKIHGGILARRGLDEAVMAEHNIAPIDLVVVNLYPFAQTVAKPDCTLADAIENIDIGGPTMVRAAAKNHASVGIIVNASDYDSVIAELKQNKTLSQKTRFDLAVKAFEHTAQYDGMIAQYLGCRLNDEVEQFARTFNVQMNKAQDLRYGENPHQTASFYVERNAKEASISTAKQLQGKELSYNNIADTDAALECVKSFAKPACVIVKHANPCGVAVSLDGILDAYNLAYATDPESAFGGIIAFNRELDVETAKAIIERQFVEVIIAPSIADGVLAVTESKKNVRVLVCGKLPKIDERQAQFDFKRVNGGLLVQEQDLGMITKDDLKVVTDVAPTDEQLDDLIFAWKVAKYVKSNAIVYAKNRQTVGIGAGQMSRVNSARIAAIKAEHAGLEVQGAVMASDAFFPFRDGIDNAAKAGIKCIIQPGGSMRDEEVIAAANEHGIAMVFTGMRHFRH; this is translated from the coding sequence ATGAACGTAACTCGTGCCTTGATTTCTGTTTCTGATAAAACAGGGATTGTTGAATTTGCCAAGCAACTTTCTGCTTTGGGGATTGAAATTCTATCGACAGGTGGAACATATAAACTACTCAAAGACAACCAAATTCAAGTTGTCGAAGTATCAGAACATACTGGCTTCCCTGAAATGATGGACGGTCGTGTAAAAACGTTGCACCCAAAAATTCATGGCGGTATTTTGGCTCGCCGTGGACTTGATGAAGCGGTGATGGCGGAACACAACATCGCTCCGATTGATTTGGTGGTGGTGAATTTATATCCATTTGCACAAACAGTGGCAAAACCTGATTGTACCTTAGCAGATGCAATTGAAAATATCGACATTGGCGGTCCTACGATGGTGCGTGCTGCAGCGAAAAACCATGCGTCTGTTGGCATTATCGTGAATGCAAGCGATTATGATAGCGTGATTGCTGAATTAAAACAAAACAAGACCTTATCTCAAAAAACACGTTTTGATTTAGCCGTAAAAGCCTTTGAACATACTGCACAATACGATGGTATGATTGCACAATATTTAGGCTGTCGTTTGAATGATGAAGTGGAACAATTTGCTCGTACCTTCAATGTACAAATGAACAAAGCTCAAGATTTGCGTTATGGTGAAAATCCACATCAAACAGCAAGTTTTTATGTAGAACGTAATGCTAAAGAAGCGTCAATTTCAACGGCTAAACAGTTGCAAGGTAAGGAATTATCTTATAACAATATTGCTGATACTGATGCGGCATTAGAATGTGTCAAATCATTTGCTAAACCTGCCTGTGTGATTGTCAAACACGCTAATCCTTGTGGTGTTGCAGTTTCACTTGATGGTATTTTAGATGCTTATAATTTAGCTTATGCGACTGACCCAGAATCAGCCTTTGGTGGTATTATTGCATTTAACCGTGAGCTTGATGTGGAAACAGCAAAAGCAATTATCGAACGTCAATTTGTAGAAGTAATTATCGCACCAAGTATCGCTGATGGCGTGTTAGCCGTAACAGAAAGTAAGAAAAATGTACGTGTGTTAGTCTGTGGTAAATTACCGAAAATTGATGAACGTCAAGCACAATTTGACTTTAAACGTGTCAATGGTGGTTTATTAGTTCAAGAGCAAGATTTAGGCATGATTACAAAGGACGATTTAAAAGTCGTTACTGATGTTGCTCCGACTGATGAACAATTAGATGATTTAATTTTTGCGTGGAAAGTCGCTAAATATGTGAAATCAAATGCGATTGTCTATGCGAAAAACCGTCAAACAGTTGGTATCGGTGCAGGTCAAATGAGCCGTGTAAACTCTGCTCGTATCGCAGCGATTAAAGCCGAACACGCAGGTTTAGAAGTACAAGGTGCGGTAATGGCATCTGATGCATTCTTCCCTTTCCGTGATGGAATTGATAATGCAGCCAAAGCAGGCATTAAGTGCATTATTCAACCCGGTGGCTCAATGCGTGATGAAGAAGTGATTGCTGCTGCCAATGAACATGGGATTGCCATGGTGTTTACAGGAATGCGTCATTTCCGTCACTAA
- the fis gene encoding DNA-binding transcriptional regulator Fis encodes MNSKSPNFPTQASDVALRIHVERAVRHYFAHLNGEQPAEVYDMVLAEMEKPLLSVVLEFTRGNQTKAAEILGLNRGTLRKKLKAHGLMSE; translated from the coding sequence ATGAATAGCAAATCTCCAAATTTTCCTACACAAGCTTCTGATGTTGCACTTCGTATCCATGTAGAACGTGCAGTTCGTCATTATTTTGCACATTTAAATGGTGAGCAACCTGCTGAAGTGTATGATATGGTGTTAGCTGAAATGGAGAAACCACTTTTGTCAGTTGTGTTAGAGTTTACACGTGGTAACCAAACTAAAGCGGCTGAAATTTTAGGTCTCAATCGTGGTACTTTGCGTAAAAAGTTAAAAGCTCACGGTTTAATGAGCGAATAA
- a CDS encoding zinc-ribbon domain-containing protein, which translates to MLKNTKKQTRCPYCSTVYNVSINQLTVSKGWVRCADCRLVFNAVEHVYTKSHSVFNNTSEQQKYHNEDIRTFFHKKTESAQMNLLEYLNESKSSSQHHINEQIHRYSKYKNLFLEYRLFILLFVMASCAFILKQFNLHLL; encoded by the coding sequence ATGCTTAAAAATACTAAAAAGCAAACACGTTGTCCTTATTGTTCGACAGTTTATAATGTCAGCATTAACCAACTTACCGTATCTAAAGGGTGGGTGCGTTGTGCTGACTGCCGTTTAGTATTTAATGCTGTAGAGCATGTATATACAAAATCACATTCTGTGTTTAACAATACATCTGAACAACAAAAATATCACAATGAGGATATCCGTACTTTTTTTCATAAAAAAACTGAGTCAGCACAAATGAACTTATTAGAATATCTTAATGAGTCAAAAAGTAGTTCACAACACCACATCAATGAACAAATACATAGATATTCAAAATATAAAAATTTATTTTTAGAGTATCGTCTTTTTATTTTATTATTTGTAATGGCGAGTTGTGCTTTCATTCTTAAACAGTTTAACCTTCATTTACTATAA
- the prmA gene encoding 50S ribosomal protein L11 methyltransferase: MNWLQIHITVQQAEVELAETLLLSLGAVSVTLDDAEDQALLEPLPNETPLWDKVIVTGIFQQTEDEPIDIQALHAFVSSQFSHAPVTYDEVADQQWERAWMDYYEPIQIDDNFWIVPEWLEAPNPQAVNLKLDPGLAFGTGNHASTFLCLQWLGKTDLKDKVVIDYGCGSGILGVAALLLGAKKVYATDIDPQAVLATRQNAELNGVEQGLYVGLPEQFEQEFAGQKANVLVANILATPLISLAPTFATLVQPQAEFALAGVIEEQCHDVCQAYQQAGFSVSDIEKREITWCRIAGRYTG; encoded by the coding sequence ATGAATTGGTTACAAATCCATATTACTGTACAACAAGCTGAAGTTGAGTTGGCTGAAACTTTATTATTATCATTGGGTGCAGTAAGTGTTACTTTAGATGATGCAGAAGACCAAGCTCTTTTAGAGCCATTACCTAACGAAACACCGCTTTGGGATAAAGTGATTGTAACAGGGATTTTCCAACAAACTGAAGATGAACCCATTGACATTCAGGCTTTACACGCATTTGTTAGCTCGCAATTCTCTCATGCACCTGTAACCTATGATGAAGTGGCTGACCAACAATGGGAACGTGCATGGATGGATTATTATGAACCGATTCAAATTGATGATAATTTTTGGATTGTACCAGAGTGGCTAGAAGCACCAAATCCACAAGCAGTAAATTTAAAATTAGATCCTGGTTTAGCGTTTGGTACAGGTAATCATGCTAGTACATTTTTATGCTTACAATGGCTTGGCAAAACCGATTTAAAAGATAAGGTTGTGATTGATTATGGTTGTGGTTCAGGTATTTTAGGTGTTGCAGCTTTATTACTAGGTGCTAAGAAAGTGTATGCAACCGATATTGACCCACAAGCTGTGCTTGCAACTCGTCAAAATGCTGAATTAAACGGTGTGGAACAAGGTTTATATGTGGGCTTACCAGAACAATTCGAACAAGAATTTGCAGGTCAAAAAGCCAATGTTTTGGTGGCAAATATTTTAGCAACACCACTCATTTCTCTTGCTCCAACTTTTGCCACATTGGTTCAACCACAAGCTGAGTTTGCCTTGGCAGGTGTGATTGAAGAACAATGTCATGATGTATGTCAAGCCTATCAACAAGCAGGTTTTAGTGTGAGCGATATTGAAAAGCGTGAAATCACTTGGTGCCGTATTGCAGGTCGTTATACAGGCTAA
- a CDS encoding PspC domain-containing protein, whose translation MALVRSQHNKMIAGVMAGIAERFGWDVSLVRIVFVLVSVFSVAFPGILVYLILWFIIPKAESYPDYTTQNQQNRVMKTIYPED comes from the coding sequence ATGGCTTTAGTACGTTCTCAGCATAATAAAATGATCGCAGGTGTCATGGCTGGTATTGCGGAGCGTTTTGGTTGGGATGTCAGCCTTGTACGTATTGTCTTTGTTTTGGTATCTGTTTTTAGTGTAGCTTTCCCAGGTATTTTAGTGTATCTTATTTTATGGTTTATTATTCCTAAAGCTGAATCATATCCTGATTATACTACACAAAATCAACAAAATCGTGTGATGAAGACCATTTATCCTGAAGATTAG
- a CDS encoding nitroreductase, with protein sequence MNAEIIHDLIEQRRSVGLLHDPAPSNEQLMMALQMAQYAPDHRCLQPTQFIIVEREQRKNFAQILIDSLRADKGEADEIQMERIQQQVMRAPMLVLAFTKIQQNEKVPAFEQLLSTGAAVQNVLLSLQAQGFATMWRTGEWVNSDYLKQYFGFNSEDYLSAIIYIGSATRAIPPRTVEPQVDFIRTLPQFPQPTAN encoded by the coding sequence ATGAATGCTGAAATAATACACGACCTTATAGAACAACGCCGTTCAGTGGGGCTATTGCATGATCCTGCACCATCAAATGAACAATTAATGATGGCTTTGCAAATGGCACAGTATGCACCTGATCATCGTTGTTTACAACCTACACAATTTATCATTGTAGAGCGTGAGCAACGTAAGAATTTCGCTCAAATTTTAATTGATAGTTTGCGTGCAGATAAAGGGGAAGCCGATGAAATACAAATGGAACGTATTCAACAGCAAGTTATGCGTGCACCAATGCTTGTATTAGCATTTACCAAAATTCAGCAAAATGAAAAAGTACCTGCATTTGAGCAATTATTGAGTACAGGTGCTGCAGTACAAAATGTATTGCTTTCTTTACAAGCACAAGGTTTTGCAACCATGTGGCGTACAGGTGAATGGGTAAATTCTGATTATTTAAAACAATATTTTGGCTTTAATTCGGAAGATTATTTATCAGCAATTATTTATATTGGCAGTGCAACGCGTGCTATTCCACCACGGACTGTAGAGCCACAAGTAGATTTTATCCGCACATTGCCACAATTTCCACAACCAACAGCAAATTAA
- a CDS encoding NAD(P)H-dependent glycerol-3-phosphate dehydrogenase → MQFDFQTLFSHLNEQTKQISSSAPLRISVLGGGSFGTAMANLAVRNGCDAKIWIRDTQVAQEINQTHINRRYLPDYQLEEKLYAETDLEKAVRDRDLIFVAIPSHSFRSIVKQIAPYISSQVVISLTKGMESDTFKLMSDIIREELPEVAYGVLSGPNLAKEIVMGMPSATVIASSSEYVRSAVQQALHSALFRVFSSDDVYGVELGGALKNIYAVAMGMGGAFAIGENTKSLILTRALAEMSRFAVDMGANPLTFLGLAGVGDLFATCNSPLSRNYQMGYKLGQGKSLAQASEELGQTAEGINTIAQVYHFAQQRNVYMPIATALYKVIYEQAPPLELAVNLMQAGNRSDVEFVLPHK, encoded by the coding sequence ATGCAATTTGATTTTCAAACTTTATTTAGCCATTTAAATGAACAAACCAAACAAATATCATCATCAGCTCCTTTACGCATTAGTGTATTAGGTGGTGGGAGTTTTGGTACAGCAATGGCTAATCTCGCTGTTCGTAATGGTTGTGATGCAAAAATATGGATTCGTGATACACAAGTTGCACAAGAAATTAATCAAACACATATCAATCGCCGTTATTTGCCTGATTATCAACTTGAAGAAAAATTATATGCTGAAACGGATTTAGAAAAAGCAGTGAGAGACCGTGATTTAATTTTTGTGGCAATTCCTAGTCATTCTTTTCGTTCAATTGTGAAGCAAATTGCACCTTATATTTCATCACAAGTGGTCATTTCTTTAACCAAAGGTATGGAAAGTGATACTTTTAAATTGATGAGTGATATTATTCGTGAAGAATTGCCTGAAGTCGCATATGGCGTATTATCAGGTCCAAATTTAGCTAAAGAAATTGTGATGGGTATGCCATCAGCAACAGTTATTGCAAGCTCATCAGAATATGTCCGTTCAGCAGTACAACAAGCGTTACATAGTGCCTTATTCCGTGTGTTTTCAAGTGATGATGTCTATGGTGTAGAACTTGGCGGTGCATTAAAAAATATTTATGCTGTTGCAATGGGTATGGGTGGAGCTTTTGCAATTGGCGAAAATACTAAAAGTTTAATTCTAACACGTGCATTAGCAGAAATGAGCCGTTTTGCTGTTGATATGGGGGCAAATCCTTTAACATTTTTAGGTTTAGCAGGTGTGGGGGATTTATTTGCTACTTGTAATAGTCCACTAAGTCGAAATTATCAAATGGGTTATAAACTCGGGCAGGGTAAGAGTTTAGCACAAGCAAGTGAAGAATTAGGGCAAACTGCTGAAGGAATTAATACGATTGCCCAAGTATATCACTTTGCTCAGCAGAGAAATGTTTATATGCCAATTGCCACGGCTCTATATAAAGTCATTTACGAGCAAGCCCCTCCTTTAGAGCTGGCGGTAAACCTGATGCAAGCAGGTAATCGTAGTGATGTAGAATTTGTTTTACCACATAAATAA
- a CDS encoding histidine phosphatase family protein — translation MYLTLIRHGEAHPALDGVDETRQLTTVGHEQAERTAVEMKQRLKPDVFVVSPLTRAQQTLAHLQSYFPNVPVIICEHIKPDDDAKFALDKLQQLEIEGHYQNMVVVCHMNIIAYMDQLLTLNTIKPFNLAEGRVYQLSTISQGLAVVEHQFVP, via the coding sequence ATGTATTTAACATTAATTCGTCATGGTGAAGCACACCCAGCACTTGATGGGGTAGATGAGACTCGCCAATTAACTACTGTAGGACATGAACAAGCAGAACGTACTGCTGTTGAGATGAAACAACGTCTTAAACCTGACGTATTTGTAGTGAGTCCTTTAACACGTGCCCAACAGACTTTAGCACATTTACAAAGTTATTTTCCCAATGTGCCCGTTATTATTTGTGAACACATCAAACCTGATGATGATGCAAAATTCGCACTTGATAAATTACAGCAACTTGAGATTGAAGGACATTATCAAAATATGGTTGTCGTTTGCCATATGAATATTATTGCTTATATGGACCAATTACTCACATTAAATACCATTAAACCGTTTAATTTAGCAGAAGGGCGTGTGTATCAATTAAGCACTATCAGTCAAGGATTGGCAGTCGTTGAACATCAATTCGTACCTTAA
- a CDS encoding integration host factor subunit beta, which yields MTNVTLNKSDLIERLTLKNPHMAEPLVEDAVRVIIEQMVDYLASDNRIEIRGFGSFSLHHREPRQGRNPKTGDDVMVSAKAVPHFKPGKALRDAVNQSVQPKAKKKK from the coding sequence ATGACAAATGTAACTTTGAATAAATCTGATTTAATTGAACGTCTTACGTTAAAAAATCCACACATGGCAGAACCCCTTGTTGAAGATGCGGTTCGTGTAATTATAGAGCAAATGGTTGATTATTTAGCTTCAGATAATCGTATTGAAATTCGTGGTTTTGGTAGTTTTTCATTACACCATCGTGAGCCACGTCAAGGACGTAATCCAAAAACTGGCGATGATGTAATGGTATCAGCAAAAGCTGTACCACACTTTAAACCAGGCAAAGCTTTGCGTGATGCGGTAAACCAATCGGTTCAGCCAAAAGCAAAAAAGAAAAAATGA
- a CDS encoding lipopolysaccharide assembly protein LapA domain-containing protein, translated as MRYVLAILLLVFFGYSIALVLLNSTESTVDLVFTQIPAMRLGLLLLITLGLGIAVGLLLGVQMFHVIQNKMEITRLKKEIELLKQTQMNSVAEKALQYARESDFQKQHENAPVMAEMQKLEINQSKTDDKQAP; from the coding sequence ATGCGTTATGTTTTAGCCATTTTATTATTGGTATTCTTTGGTTATTCAATTGCTTTGGTTTTACTCAATAGCACTGAAAGTACCGTTGATTTAGTCTTTACTCAAATTCCTGCCATGCGTTTAGGCTTATTATTGCTTATCACACTTGGTTTAGGTATAGCAGTTGGTTTATTATTAGGCGTACAAATGTTCCATGTTATTCAAAATAAAATGGAAATTACACGTTTAAAGAAAGAAATTGAATTGCTTAAACAAACACAAATGAATAGCGTTGCTGAAAAAGCATTACAATATGCTCGAGAAAGCGATTTTCAAAAACAACATGAGAATGCTCCAGTTATGGCTGAAATGCAAAAACTCGAAATAAATCAGTCTAAAACTGATGATAAACAAGCCCCTTAA
- the pyrF gene encoding orotidine-5'-phosphate decarboxylase, whose protein sequence is MSIIVALDVNTKQKALEIADQLDPKLCRVKVGKELFTSSGSNVVQVLQQRGFDVFLDLKFHDIPNTTAQAVCAAADMGVWMVNVHASGGRKMMETCIERLHKGSYNTQLIAVTVLTSLEQNDLREVGIDIEPQQHVLRLAKLTQDCGLDGVVCSAQESKMLREHLGQDFVLVTPGIRPAGSKVDDQKRIVTPKQAMLDGSTHLVIGRPITQAEKPTAMLNEILQSLN, encoded by the coding sequence ATGAGTATTATCGTTGCTTTAGATGTCAATACCAAGCAAAAAGCCTTAGAAATTGCAGACCAATTAGACCCTAAATTATGTCGTGTCAAGGTGGGGAAAGAATTATTTACATCATCGGGTTCAAATGTGGTGCAAGTACTACAACAACGTGGTTTTGATGTATTTTTAGATTTAAAATTTCATGATATTCCAAATACAACAGCTCAAGCAGTATGTGCTGCTGCCGATATGGGCGTATGGATGGTTAATGTTCATGCAAGTGGTGGACGCAAAATGATGGAAACCTGTATAGAGCGTTTACATAAGGGTAGTTATAATACACAACTGATTGCAGTAACAGTTTTAACATCGCTTGAACAAAATGATTTAAGAGAAGTGGGGATTGATATTGAACCACAACAGCACGTTTTACGCCTAGCGAAATTAACCCAAGATTGTGGTTTAGATGGCGTGGTATGTTCAGCTCAAGAATCAAAAATGTTGCGTGAACATTTAGGGCAAGATTTTGTGTTAGTTACACCGGGTATTCGTCCTGCTGGCAGTAAAGTTGATGACCAAAAACGTATTGTAACACCAAAACAAGCAATGCTTGATGGTTCAACACATTTAGTTATTGGTCGTCCAATTACGCAAGCGGAAAAACCAACAGCAATGTTAAATGAAATTTTACAATCTTTGAATTAA
- the lolA gene encoding outer membrane lipoprotein chaperone LolA, translating into MMLKKIVLSVAITAMGVSSIALPTMAYAQTKANSEQQATQQLMNILSGLNSLSADFEQRIYSNQKSGKAQQKSLTAQHMNQTFTGNMKVERPGKFYWQTNSPAKQIIVTSGSTVWIYDPDLKQAVRQKLDQQIENTPALLFSGNSAKIMQNYRITQPDATKMFYTLYPKNKDGVFQSLSLSFDAKKSPIHMVLQDNTGQTTHIKFKNTQLNAKIPATLFNFTPPKGTEIIEQ; encoded by the coding sequence ATGATGTTAAAAAAAATTGTTTTAAGTGTTGCCATAACTGCTATGGGTGTAAGTTCTATTGCATTACCAACAATGGCATATGCACAAACTAAAGCTAATAGTGAGCAACAAGCAACACAACAATTAATGAATATATTAAGTGGCTTAAATAGTTTAAGTGCTGATTTTGAGCAACGTATTTATAGTAATCAAAAAAGTGGTAAGGCTCAACAAAAAAGTTTAACTGCACAACATATGAACCAAACCTTTACAGGGAATATGAAAGTTGAGCGTCCTGGGAAATTTTATTGGCAGACTAACAGTCCCGCGAAACAAATTATTGTAACTTCAGGCTCTACTGTATGGATATATGATCCCGATTTAAAACAAGCGGTACGTCAAAAGTTAGATCAACAAATTGAAAATACACCAGCATTATTATTCTCTGGAAATAGTGCAAAAATTATGCAAAACTATCGCATTACACAACCTGATGCAACAAAAATGTTCTATACTTTATATCCAAAAAATAAAGATGGCGTATTTCAAAGTTTATCACTTAGTTTTGATGCGAAAAAATCCCCAATTCATATGGTATTACAAGACAATACAGGGCAAACCACACATATTAAGTTTAAAAATACGCAACTTAATGCAAAAATCCCTGCAACATTATTTAATTTCACACCACCGAAAGGGACGGAAATTATTGAGCAATAA